CCTGGCAGCGCTCAActgctggggggcggggctggggagcCAGGAAGACACTCAGTAGGACCTGGGAGGTGAAGGAACTGGCCAGGCGGGGTGGGGGTCCCGTCAGACTCTGAGAGAAGATGGAGGGGAGACTGGGGGTTGTATTTCCTAGGACTTGGGGCAGAGGGTGGAGGTGACCAGAAGCTATCACAGCAGGAAGCAGAGGGGACGTCCTGCTAGGTTAGGAGGGAGCTGAGGTGGTAGGGTGAAGCCAGAAAGGAGAGCACCTTACCTGAATGGCGAGGTGAGACTGGGAATTGGGACGTAGGGAGCCAGGCTTGGGAGGACCTGGTATTCTGATTCCCAGAGGCCCAATTCCCTAGCCCTCAGCACCCCAGCTAACCTAGGTCTGCCTGGAGGCTGGAAGAGACCTGCGTGACTCCAGGGGGCGGGGCCTTAGAAGTCACCTGGTCCACCCCGTCACTTTactgttgaggaaactgaggcccagagaggggaaggtaCTTTCCAAAGTTCACCCAGCCAGGCAGAGCTGGTACCCTCGGTGTCCGGCCACGGGACAGAGGATGCAACCGTGATGTGCACCCCCCCAGCACACACGGGAGAGTGACAACAGGGCGGGGTCCCTGGGCTTTATGAAAAAGCCCCATTACCTTTGGGCTGTCTACACCACCTGTCCCCAAACGTGGcccagagaaagagagggagacagCCGGGCTGGCTGTTTCTGCAGGTTTTATTACGCGGTGGTGTTGGACACCGCTGGGGAGCAAGCATCCAGCTGGGGAGGCCGTAAATGCAGGAGGGCCCCTTGCTCAGCGCCTGCCACCCCAGACTCTCCCTTTCCCTTGTCACCAGCTCCTGAGCGGCCCCGCTGCCCCTGCTGAACCAATGCCTCCCTTCCTCCTGGCCAGGGCACTGTGCGGCCGGCAGTACAGACAGCAGGGGCGCGGGGAGCAGGCAAGGTGAAGGCCGAGTCACCCATCCCCTGCTTCAACAGCGCTAACGCCACGCCCTTCATCGCCCACCAGTCCCTCCATCTCCCTGGGCCGGGCAGGTCCGAGTCTGCGCCTTGTGCCCCCCCCGAGGGCTTTCGGGGACCTTTGCTCCTCTCGTTAAAATCACAGCAAACCTGAGGTAGGTAGGGCAGGACGTGAACCCATGTGACAGACAGGGAGACCAAAGGAGGTGATGGGACTGGGCTGCGGGGGGAGCGCATCTGCCATGCAGCGGGGGGACCTGAGGGAGGGGACGTAGGGGCCTGGGAGACACAGCTGGACAGCGCCACAGTTTGACCACCCGCAGGCGGCTCCGCCCAGGGGTCCCAGGGCCCACATCAGGCCTTGCGAGGTCCCAGTGGGCCCCCACCCGGCCCCCGGAGGCAGGGGTGAATCATAGCCCCGCAGGTGTAGACAGAGGTGACAGCGGGGAGAGCTCTTCCTCCGCCTCGGGCTGGGGGCCCACCCCGTGGTACAAAAATAAAGGATTTCAGAACGGAACCCCAAGTCCCTGGAGGCGATCCAGGGCCTCACATCCGGGTGCCTCTGGCTTGTAACAGCTAGAAAATAAGAGGGGGCAGGGAGACGGGGTGGGGAGTGGTCAAAACACCGGGAGGAGGATGAGAGGGTGAGGCCGGTGAGGAAGGGGTAGTGCAGGGCCAGGAGCAGGGTGGAGAGGAGAttggaatggagggagggaggggtggggagagagggagagagaaagagtcagGTGAGTCACGAGGTCCTttctgggaggaaggaggggggctGAGGCCCAGAAAAAGTGTATTCAGAGCTGAGCAGGAGGGGAAGCGGGGAGAGGACCCAGCTCGCCCATTCGGGGGCCCCATGCCCCACCTTGGGCCGGGGGTTGGCTGCCTAGGAGGCCACATCCTGCCAAGGCTCTGGCCAGGGGGTCGAGGCCCAGAGGCTGGTCACCACTGTCTCAGGCAGAAGGTCACAGAGAGCAGCTGTCCGTCCCCATGTTTGAGGCaactgtggcccagagagggacagtgacttgcccaaggtcagagagCAGGCAGATAAGACTGAGTGGGGGCTTGTGGGCACCTGGCCAGGGCTATTTCTGCCACAGCCCAATCCTCAGCCAGCTCCGGCTGCCTCCTCCTAGGCCGAGGGAATCCAAGTGTGGCCTGTCCTTCCCACCCCCGCAGCAACAGGGAACCCAGTGCCTCGAGGCTGTGATGCAGGGATGAGGTCAGGGCACCTGGCTTccgcttcccttccctccttcccagtGTGGCTCTGATGCTGCTGGGCAGGTGGGAAAGAATTTCCTCCCCCTTTTGTCTCATCTCAGAGCCTCATCCCCAAGGCCAAGATAGGCTGAGagacttgggggaggggagaaaatcaGCCGGAAGTTCGGCTCAAGTCCAAAAATACAAGAGATGAGCACCCTCCTGGCTTCCGCCCCTGCCTCCAGCTCTGCCAAGCTACAAACCAGGCGTGGCAGCTCTGGGGGCGGGCGAGGGGCCCAGGAGAAGCCCTCACCGCAAGCGCAGCCTCAGGTCTGAGGGGGCGCAGACGGGAACCTGCAAGGAGGAAACGTGAGGAGGTGAGGCGCTGCAGCAGGGTGGCCCGGCCTCAGATTTGCCCGGCGGGGTCGGCGGGCACCAAGGAGGTGCAGCTGTGCCCCTCTGCCCCGGGCCCGGAGGCGGGAGGTGGCAGAAGGGGTGCGGGAGGCGGCAGGCGGGATGCTCTGGGATGCGGTGCCGGGGCACCTGGGTGGAGGGCACAGGAGGCTGGGACCACAGCAGCCCCGGGATGGAGGTGTGAGCAGGCAGAGAGAAAACCCGGACaggggcagagagggaagaggcaGGGTGCAGATGAGAtccaggaggaagaagaggtggATGAAGATGAGGCAGGACCTCCGGCGGGaagcggaggaggaggaggcggtggtGAGAGGGAGGAAAGGTTAGCGGGATCCTGAGATGACTGGGCTgcaaagagaaagtgagagaagggATGGTTATGCAGGTGAGGCGCCAGGCACGCGGCTGAGCTAACCCTGGAGGGCCCGCCCCCCGGCCGTCCCGGGACCCCAGGCTCCGCAGCGGGCTCCGGCGGGGAGCCGGCGGGAGGCACGGCCTTTATTAGCGATCGTTCTCCTCGGGGGTTGGCTGCACCTTTCTGCTGCGTATCTGCCTCCACCTCCACCTGCACCTGTGCCACCTCCACCTCCTGCCGCTGCCGCTCCTCCAGCTGCTCCTCCGCGCACTGTGGACCAGCCGGCAGACCCAGGGAAGAAAGAGCGCAGAGCTAACGAGGGGGCCGGGCCCGCTGGCGGCTGTCCCCGCAGGACCCCATCTCAGCGTGAAGGGGACGGGCGGGGGGCACCTCCCGGGGAGGGGAGTGCTACAGCCACAGAAGCCGGGGCATCTTGTCGGATCCCCGGGGAAGCCTGCGAGGGGCCTGGGGGAACCAGCAGAGGGTGGGGTCCTGCTGAGGATGCTCACGGGTGGGCCTGGCTGCTGGGACGTGGAgcaaggctgggggaggggtgtcagaggaagggggtgggtgTGTGGCCAGGGCAGCCTTGAGGGCTGCCTGGGAAGGCCTCGTTTTAGGAGGACCGACCCAGAGCAGAACTGAGGCCAGGGGAGGCCCAGGCAGATCCGAGATGTCGGCACCAGGCTCTCGCACCCCAGGTCCTGAGGTCTCTCTCAGAGACGCAGGAGCGGCCGGCTCACCTTGCACCCTTGCAAGGCCGCGCCGGCCGCTGGCCCCcatggggctggggtgggcaggggaagtCACAGCCCAGGGAGGCAGACGGCCAGACGGGAAGCGGAGTTCCTAAGTCTCCGGCACATAGGGACAGGCTCCTAGAAGGAACGGTCTCCCTTCTTCCCAGCCTGCCTAGCTGCCTGCCCCACTGGTCCTACCAAAGGCCCCTCAGGCTTCCGATCAGCTCTGCGTCCAGGGTGGCAGGACCTCCGAtgagccccctcccccccagccagCTGATGCTGCCTCACAGGCCAAGGTGGAAACACAGGGCCGGACCCCAAGGGCTCCAGACCCCTCTGACGCTGAGTCCTAGGAGGGAGCCTGTGGGAGGGGCAGGATTAACGGTTCggcttccctgccccagcccaggcccctggGAAATAAATGGGCCCTTTGGATCCCAGAAGTTGCAGCTGGGGGTCCACCCCTCTCACTCCTCTGAGAACACAACCAAGGTGCCCAGAGGGGGcgggacttgtccaaggtcacgcagAGCGCTCACACCACGCCCAGACCCCTAGTCCAGTGCACTCCCCCTTGTGCTACGCTGCCCCGTGGCCACCATGCGACCACCATCCAAGTGGCATCTAAGTCCACCCTCGCCGTGCCCTGGGGATAATCTCATCTCGTTGTCCCCCAAGTCTGGGCCTGGGTAACTGGCGTGAGCAGGCAGGACGGTGGGTGGCATGGGATGGATGGCATTGGCTGTGAGCAGGGGGTCAGGCGTGTGCAGCGGGAGGGAAAAAGAAGCTCGGATGGCTACGTGGAGGGCggcgaggggagggaggaaaggcagggaggccgaggttggggcagggcaggggctggggcagagggctCACCTTGGTTTTGCGGCTGGACTCGGAGCTCAGTCCGTGCGGGGAGCTATAGAGCTCCTTGGACACCACGCACAGGAACTCTGCCTGGTCCTCGCTGCCGTAGTTGTAGGAGGAGCCGATGCTCACCAGCTGGAGGGGCGGAGCATGGGGAGAAAACGATAGGACGGGGTTGAGGGGACGGGGTGGGCGGACACCGGCACTTGTCAGCTGTGCCCTGACCTTGCTGTCCCACTCAGGCCCATCCCTGGGTTTCCGGAGGACGCCTCTGGCGCAAAGTCAGAGTCCTCTCCCCCTCCGCCCCCGCCTATGGCTCTGGGCTATTCCAGGGCCAGGCCCCCGACGTGGCTTGGCTGGACCTGGTCCTTAGAGGAGG
The Globicephala melas chromosome 10, mGloMel1.2, whole genome shotgun sequence genome window above contains:
- the KCTD17 gene encoding BTB/POZ domain-containing protein KCTD17 isoform X2 gives rise to the protein MQTLGRAMRMEAREAAPPAGAGGWSKWVRLNVGGTVFLTTRQTLCREQKSFLSRLCQGEELQSDRDETGAYLIDRDPTYFGPILNFLRHGKLVLDKDMAEEGVLEEAEFYNIGPLIRIIKDRMEEKDYTVTQVPPKHVYRVLQCQEEELTQMVSTMSDGWRFEQLVSIGSSYNYGSEDQAEFLCVVSKELYSSPHGLSSESSRKTKCAEEQLEERQRQEVEVAQVQVEVEADTQQKAQSSQDPANLSSLSPPPPPPPLPAGGPASSSSTSSSSWISSAPCLFPLCPCPGFLSACSHLHPGAAVVPASCALHPGAPAPHPRASRLPPPAPLLPPPASGPGAEGHSCTSLVPADPAGQI
- the KCTD17 gene encoding BTB/POZ domain-containing protein KCTD17 isoform X1 translates to MQTLGRAMRMEAREAAPPAGAGGWSKWVRLNVGGTVFLTTRQTLCREQKSFLSRLCQGEELQSDRDETGAYLIDRDPTYFGPILNFLRHGKLVLDKDMAEEGVLEEAEFYNIGPLIRIIKDRMEEKDYTVTQVPPKHVYRVLQCQEEELTQMVSTMSDGWRFEQLVSIGSSYNYGSEDQAEFLCVVSKELYSSPHGLSSESSRKTKCAEEQLEERQRQEVEVAQVQVEVEADTQQKGAANPRGERSLIKAVPPAGSPPEPAAEPGVPGRPGGGPSRVSSAACLAPHLHNHPFSHFLFAAQSSQDPANLSSLSPPPPPPPLPAGGPASSSSTSSSSWISSAPCLFPLCPCPGFLSACSHLHPGAAVVPASCALHPGAPAPHPRASRLPPPAPLLPPPASGPGAEGHSCTSLVPADPAGQI